Genomic DNA from Halobaculum sp. MBLA0147:
AGTGAGGAGCCGATCGTGCGAGCGACCTAGCGAGACAGAGCGTCGACCGTGGAGCGGTGATCCGAGCGACACCCGGGAGCGAGAAGCTGCGAGCGGCGGCGTCAGCGGAACTCGTCGGCGGTGACGGTGAGATCGGAGGCGATCCACCCGTCGGAGTTGTCGTCCTCCAGCAACACTGTGCGGTCCGGCTGCGCCTCGCAGGCACGGACGGTCGGCGCGTCCGCGGCGGCCGGTGGCTCCTCGTCGTCGACCGCCTCGTCCGCGCGACCGGTGTTCGTCGGCATGGATGAGTTTAGGCGAACCTAAACACTTGAGCGTTCCGGGTTCCGGCCGACGCCTTACTCGTCGTTCGCCGCGGTCGGGTCCGACTCGTCGTGTCCCGCCTCGGAGGGCTCGGCGTCACTCGGCCGTCTCTCCGCTGGGGCAGCGTCGTCGGCTGGCTCCTCACCGGGCGCGGCCGCGGCGTCGTCCAGCCGTTCCTCGGGTGGCGTCGCGTCGGTGACTTCGAGCGGCTGGCGTCGGCCGCGTCGGTCGTACGCGCGGACATCCTCGAGATCGTACGGCGGCGTGGCGACCAGGACGACGCCGGCGAGGTCGTCCGTCTCGGAGAGTCCCTGTCGGCCGTCCGGGTGCGAGACGAACAGCCCACTCCCGCTGGGGCGACTCAGGTCCATCCCGAACACCGCGGAGACCGACGCGCCCGCCTCTGGGAGGTAGAAGTGTGTGAGCACCGGCGTCTCCGCGTCGACTTCCGCCTCGACACCCACCAACTCGTCGGCGGGCGTCGTGTCGAGTGCCACGGTCACGGACTCCGGGTCGCCGGCCACGGCCCGCTCGCACAACACCGACAGGAGTCCGCGCGTGATCGTGACCACACGATCACACGGGGCCGGCGACGGAAACGCGTGCCGGTCCGCGGCGAGCAGCTCCGAGGTGGGTGACACGGGGTCGGCGACGGTAGCCGTCGAGTGTCACACCAGGTGACTCGGGGTGGCCCAGCGTCTCCGCCGTCTCCACCACGCACCCGCCTCAGGACAACAGCGACTTGACGGTCTTCCCGTACAGCGACAGGGTGTTCCCGCGGGCGGCGGCCAGCGCGTCCGCGACCGCGTCGGCAGCGTTCCCGTGGACGCCCTCGCCGTGGCCGACGACGACGTGTTCGGGGTCGAGACCGGTCAGCGCGCTCCGCGGCGGCGTCAACCGGAGCATCGGGTGGACGCCGAGTCGCTCGCTGCCGGTCACCATGTACTCCGCGGTGCCGAGCGCCTCCGGGACGAACAGCGTTCCCGAGGACTCGAACAGCAGGGCGACCTCCTGCCACGGCGGCAGCGAGGAGTCGCGGACCTCGACTGCCCGGACGCCCTCGGTGAGCGTCGCGCCGAACCGCTCGACGGGGGCGTCTAGCTCCGGCGCGACGCCGGTCATCCACTCGGGGACGTAGACGGGCACGTCGTGGCGGTTCGCCACCGCCGCGCCGTCGCGTTTGTGCCGGTCGAGACAGGTGACGACGCCCGCCACCTCGCCGTCCAACTCCGCGAGGAGGTCGTCGACACCCGTCGCGTCGACGGGGTCCAACACCCACACCTCCCCGTCGTGGACGACCGCGTGACTCGCCCGCTGCATCTGTTCGTCCGGGTACGCGATCCACCCGACGCCGGCGTCGTGCCGGTCGATCTCCCGCAGGTTCGCCGTCCCACTACCTTTCATCGGCATCTCTACCCGTCGTACGGGTGCCGGCCGTTTAAGCGTCGCCGCTCCGGCGTGTCTCGCGGTGTGGTGACGCGTGCCGAGTGGTGAGGTGTGGTGGGCGGGTGGCTACGCCGCTGTGGACGGTCGGCGTTCGAGTCGCCGGCGCCAGCCGTCGGGGAGGGTCGGTGTCTCGACGAGCGTGAACTGGAGGTTCGTGAGCCCGTCGAGTACCGTCTCGCGCTCGTCGGGTGTCATCGTGTACTCGTCGCGTGGTGTGCCGACCGGGTAGCGTGGCGCTTCGGGGAGTCTGTCGGGTTCGCCCGTCGCGGCGGCGCGTACGTCGTCGATGGCCTCCGCGACGACACACAGCAGGTGTTGGAGTTGTGTCGGGGGGACGAATCCGCTCGTCGCGAGTCTGTCGCGGAGTTCTTCCGTGGCTGTGAGGAGTTCCCTACTGCGGTACTGCGGCAGTGGGAGCAAGCGCAGTGTCTCCAGGTGCGTCTCGTAGCTGTCGAGCAGTGGCTGTACCTCGGTCGTCCCGTCATCCTTTTCAGACGGAGAATCGTTCGAACACATTGTCGTGGCGCTCCACGACACTGCGAGGGTAGGGTGTTCCCACCACCCTGCCACTTCTGTTGCAGTGACGACCCCGCAGTGTCGTGTCTCGGCGTTGGGCAGGGGAGTTGTTAATAGCTACGGTTACGTTGGGATTAGCTGTCGGCGTGTGGTGTCTCATCTACGGTGGCGGGTTCGGTCACGGCATCTCTTCCATCGGCAGTGATTAGCATTCGTATTATAGGGGGAAGGATTAAGCGGTATCGGACAGGATTCAGAGTCGACAGATGAGTCGACGCTCGCGGTGGTCTCGGAACAGGGTGTCCGAGACAGACGGCGAACAGTCGAGTGAGACGGAGGGAGACGACGACAGGCGGTGGGTATCACGGTCGTCGGCAGGTCCTAACACCGGAGGTAAGATCAGCAAAGAGCAAGCAGAGGCGTACTACGGCCGGTCGATTGCAGACGGGTCGGAGTACGAGGATCTCCTCGGGTTGGAGAAACAGTACGGTCGTCGCCTCCACCAATGGATCGACGAGGGGATGCCGATCGACGCGATGGGCACCCCCTCGAAGATGCAGCGGTTCCGTGATCGGAAAGACTCCGAGATACCCTGGAACATCGAAGAGTTCAACGAGGACTCGCTGGACGAGAACACCGATCCGGTGTTTCGAAAGCGTCGTCGCTCACCAGACGGAGACACCGGAGTTCCTGACTCTGTACGTGAGGTAATCTCCTCTCCTGGCCGGCCGCTGGACACCTCGATCCAGCGCGCCGTGGAGGAACGGATGGGTGACTCGTTAGGCGACGTACGGATTCACACGGGACCGAAGGCGGCCGCGGCAGCGGAGCAGATCAACGCCCGCGCGTTCACCGTCGGCAACCACGTCGCGTTCGGTGCCGGTGAGTACGACCCTGAATCTGCAGAAGGTCAGCACGTCCTGGCTCACGAGTTGGCACACGTCCGCCAGCAGACCGGTGGCGACCTCTCGATGCTCCCGCAGGAAGATGTCCAACTGGAGATCGATCCCGACCCGGAACTAGAACGCGAGGCCGAGGAGACTGCTCAGCGCGTGATGGCTGGTGGCAAACTCGGCATTCAGAAACTCTCCGATACCGACGTTCACCTGCAACGGATGCCAGACGTAGAACTGCTCGAACAGGTCCGGCAGTCTGGCGACGCCGACGTGAGTGCGATCGAGGCACGGCTCGCAGAACACGAGCGACGGCTCTCGGCGTTGGAGTCGGCCGACCGCGGCTTCACCGAGGCGATGACAGAAGACGGGCTGAAGGCCGCTGTCACGGAAGTGATCAAGGGGAGCAGCACCTCTGTCGGCGAGACTGTGGCGATGAACGCACTCGGTGTGAGTGGTGCCGCTGCGGCGACGACCAGCGCACCCGCTTGGCTCCCGCTCGTCACACTCGCCGTCGGCGCGGGTGCCGCCGGACTCGCCTCCGCCGCCGTCACCGGCGGCGCGAACGTTGACCGACTCATCCAGGAACTCAAACAGTACCGCGACAGTGGGCAGCAGACCACTGGAACAGACGCAGACGACACGAGTGGATACCCTGGTTCATAGATGCAAGGCGAAATCATCGATCGAGAAGACGACTGGATCGGCGTGAGAGTCGTAGACAACAACGGTATCGAACACAAGATCGCGGTAAACAAGGACGGTACCAACAGAGGCCACGGGCAAGACGGGTATCCAGACGACGCAGACGAGCGGACAGAGAACGAGAATCAACACGTCGCGCAGGCTCGCAAGTACGCGAAGTACTACGTCTATCGGGAGACGGACTACGACACGCTGACGCCGTACCGTAACCCCGATCGGATCGCGGCGACGCTGTGTACGCTCCAGAACCACTCGCTCGGCGAGATCGAGGCCGACTTCGGACAGTTCTACCGGCAACAGGCGAGTCACTTCCACGAGGAGGTCGCACGACCGGTGTCCATCTCCCGGCACGTCTCCGGTGACGAGTTCGTTCTGTACCACCAGCACGTCCAATTGGCGGCCGACCTCGACGAGATCCGTGGAACCGCCGAGCAGTTCGCCGAGGAGATCGGTCGTCTCACCGCCGACATCGCCAGCGAGTTCTCACTGCAGGACTTCCTCGACGGCGCGCTCGAGGGAATCGCCGCCCGCTTCACCGAGGAGGTGGACGACGACGACCTGGAGTTGGATCTCCCAGACTTCGGCATCGAGAGTACCTCGCAGGTGTACTACCGCCACTACGAGGCGACCAACGAGACACGGACTGTCGGCGACGACGGGCTCGATCCAGATCCCGACACGCGACTGGAGATGCCACCCAGCAGTGTCGAGTCACTCGAACAGTTCGACGCGCTACTGTCACGACACCTCCTGTGTCAACTCCGCGACGCCTACGTCAGTCGCGGGATCGAACCACCTGCCGCCTACCGTGTCCTCGGCCACGGTACCCACCACGACGCCCAGAACTACCGCATCGTCGACCTCTACCCCGACTACGTCGACCCCGACGCCGATATTCCCGGCTACGTCGCGTAGAGCCCCCGTCTACCCGAACAGTCACCACCCGCACCGATTCCACTCGAACCACACCTCGTCGTACCCACGTTCGCGTACACACCCACCCGGATCACACGCCGAGTGATGCACGTGAGTGGAAGCGTTCTTCACACGGGGGGACGCAGGGTCGGTCGTGACCAGCGTCAAGGAGTTCCGCGTCGCCGAGCAGGCGAGTCGGACGGCGACCGGGCGTGGTCGGTTCGTGTTCACCGACGACTACTCCGTGTTCGACTGGGGGCAGATGCCCGACCAGATCCCGGGGAAGGGGGCCTCGTTGTGTCTCTCGGGGGCGGCGACGTTCGAGTCGCTGGCGGCCGCCGGCGTCCCGACCCACTACCGCGGCGTCGCCATCGACGGCGGGCCGGCACGGGAGTTGACCGCCCTCGACGAGCCGCCACGCGAGATGGTGATCGACCTCGTGCAGGTGCCGGACTTGCCGTACGTCGGCGCAGACGGAGCGAGCGACGCGGCCGGCGAGGGTAGCCCAGACACGACATCGAGTGGAGACACACCCACGCACACACCCACACCCGGCGTGGAGAACGGCTACGACTACGACGCGTTCTACGCCGCGGCGGGGGAGACGTACCTCGTCCCGTTGGAGATCGTCTTCCGGAACGCCGTCCCGGTCGGGTCGAGTCTCCGGCGGCGCCGCGAGCCGGCGGAGGTGGGACTCGACCGTGCGGAGTGGCCCGACGAGCCCGTCACACTCCCGGAGCCGGTGGTGGAGTTCTCGACGAAGTACGAGGAGCGAGACCGCTACCTCGACCGCGAGACGGCGGACCGGCTCGCCGGACGGGCGAGCGTCGACCGGTTGGCCGAGCTCGCCCGGCGAGTGAACGAGGTCGTCACGGAGCGGGCGGCGGCGGCGGGGTTGACACACGAGGACGGGAAGATCGAGTGTTACTACGCCGGCGGCGAGGTGGGAGTCGCGGACGTGACCGGCACGCTCGACGAGAACCGGTTCGCACACGAGGGGCGACAGGTCTCGAAGGAGGCCGTCCGACAGTACTACCGCCGTGAACACCCCGAGTGGGTCGACGCCGTGAGCGACGCGAAACGTCGCGCAGACGCCGAGGGTGTCGCGGACTGGCGCCCGCTGTGTGAGCTGTCGCCGCCGGCACTCCCCGAGACAGTAGTCGAGACGGTCGCGGACGCGTACGTCGCGGCGGCCGACGCCTACGTCGCGGGCGATCACGACGGTGCCGGGTGGTTCGACGCCCCGTCGCTCCCGGCGGCGGTCGCAGCACTGGACGCGATCTGACGACATCCTGTGGCGATGTCCCGCGAGCGCCCAGCGATCACGCCGCTTCGAAGTGGTTAAGACCGCCGACGCGGAATCGTCAGTAACTCGCCGGCCAGTGGGCCGCCGGTGGGCACCCGGTTCGCCGGGACGAGATGTGGTTTCGACGGTCGCCGCGAGGTGGCCGCGTGCGGGACGCGAGTCTCGCGGGACTGAATCGCAAGCGCCCGCAGGAGACACAATGGCACGAAGCTTCTACTCCCACATCAAGGAGGCGTGGCGAGACCCGGACGACGGGAAACTCGCCGAACTGCAGTGGCAACGCAAACAGGAGTGGCGCGACCAGGGCGCGATCGTCCGCGTCGACCGCCCCACCCGGCTGGACAAGGCCCGCGACCTGGGCTACAAGGCCAAACAGGGGATCGTCGTGGCGCGCGTCTCGGTCCGGAAGGGGAACGCCCGCAAGCAGCGGCACAAGGCCGGTCGGCGGTCGAAGCGCCAGGGCGTCAACCGGATCGGTCGCCGGAAGTCGACCCAGCGGATCGGCGAGGAACGCGTCTCGCGGAAGTTCCCGAACCTGCGCGTGCTCGCCAGCTACTGGGTGGGTGAGGACGGCTCCCAGAAGTGGTTCGAGACGATCCTCGTCGACCCCCACCACCCGGCCATCGAGAACGACGACGACCTGAACTGGATCTGCGACGACACCCACAAGGGTCGTGCGTTCCGTGGCCTGACGAACGCGGGCCGGAAGGGTCGCGGGCAGACGGAACGCGGCAGCGGCACCGAGCACACGCGTCCGTCCGTCTCCGGCGACCGTCGCCGCGGCAAGTGACGCGACCGGTGGGGTGACCCGAGGGGTCACACCACGACTCGCTACTCGCGGACCGGCTCCGAACTAGACCCACTTCGAATCGGACTCACTCCGAACCAGACTCCATCTCCAGTGACGACCGTCTCACTCGTAGCCGATCCACGCGACGTGACGGGCAGAGACGGATCTGGCGAGTCGACAGAGACAGAACGGACCGACCGCGAGCCGCCGCGACGCCGGGAGAGGGATTCGAACCCTCGATCCCGTGAGGGAACACGCTTTCCAGGCGTGCGCCTTACCACTCGGCCATCCCGGCTCGTGACGAACTACCTGCCCTCGGCGTCTTAACCTTGTTCCTTCCGTGCGAGTCGTCCCGCCGCGAGGTACGTCGCGCCGGTCGCGACCACCCCGACGACGGCGCCGACACCGAGCCGTCCGAGCAGGCCGACGGGGAGGCGTCCGCCGAGGAGGACGTACCCCTGTGCGAGCACGAGGAACGACAACGCACCCACCAGCCCCCACAGGACGGCACCTTTCGCGCGCGGCGTCACGGGTCCGTCAGTCGTCGACGCTGGCGATTGCCTCGATCTCGACGCCGACACCCTTCGGGAGCGCCCCCGCCTGGACGGCCGAGCGGGCCGGCGGCTCCTCGTCGAAGTACGTCGCGTACGTCTCGTTCATCTCGTCGAAGTCGTCGATGTCCGCGAGGAAGACGGTCACTTTCAGCACGTCGTCGGTGCTCGCGCCACCCTCTTCCAGGACGGCCGTCAGGTTGTCCAGTGCCAGTTCCGTCTGCTCGGCGATGGAGGCGTCCGCCCGCAGCTCGTCGTCGGGGGTCAGCGGGATCTGGCCCGCCGTGAACAGGAGGTCCCCGTCCGTCGTCGCCTGGCTGTACGCGCCCACTGCCGCCGGTGCGTCGTCCGTCGAGACGATCTCTTTCACACCCACGAGTGCGACACGCCGAAGTATAAATCGGGTGAATCCAGTGCGGTGGTCGAACCGCCGAGTCCGAGCCGGGTCACACCAACACGTCCACGTCGTAGCCGTGTTCTTCCAGTGTCGCGACGAGTTCGGCGCCGTGCTCCTCGTCGCGCGTCTCGATGTCGAGTTCCACCTCGGCGGCGTTGACCGCGATGTCGCGTGACGTGCGGTCGTGGCGGATGGCGTAGATGTTGGCGTTGTGCTCGGCGATCACCTCGATCAGCCCCTCCAGTGCACCGGGGCGATCCTTCAGTTCCGTGCGGAGCTTCAGGTACCGACCCAACTGGACGAGCCCGCGCATCACGACCGTGGTCAACTGGTTCAGGTCGATGTTCCCGCCACACAGCGCCGGGACGATCACCTCGCCGTCGTCGTAGTCGAACCGCTCTTCGAGCACCGCCGCCAGCGCCACCGCACCCGCCCCTTCGACGAGTGTCTTCGAGCGTTCGAGCAACAGCGTCAGCGCCAGTGCGATCTCCTCGTCGGTGACGGTCACCACCTCGTCGACGCGCTCGCGGATCACCTCGAAGGTGCGTTCTCCGACCTCCGAGACCGCGATCCCGTCGGCGACCGTGTCCACCTCGTCGGTGCGCTCGCGGCGACCTTTCGCCAACGACCGCGCCGCCGAGTCGGCACCCGCAGCCTGGACGCCGACGACGCGCACGTCGTCGAGCAACCCCTTCACGGCCGTCGCGACCCCGGAGATCAGGCCGCCGCCGCCGATGGGGACGACGACGGTGTCCACCTCCGGGAGCGACTCGACGATCTCCAACCCGAGCGTCCCCTGGCCGGCCATCACGAGGTCGTCGTCGAAGGCGTGGACGTACGTCCGTTCCTCCTCGGTCTCGATCTCGTGGGCGCGTTCTTGTGCGTCCGCGTAGTCGCGGCCGTGCAGTTCCACCGTCGCGCCGTACCGGCGCGTCGCGTCTACCTTCGAGACGGGGGCGTGTCTCGGCATCACGACGGTGGCGTCGACACCTGCCCGCGTGGCCGCCAACGCGACACCCTGTGCGTGGTTGCCGGCACTGGCGGTGACGACGCCTGCCTCCGCCTCGGCGTCGCTCAACTGGGCGATCCGGTTGGCCGCACCGCGGATCTTGAACGACCCGGTCCGCTGGAACGTCTCGAGTTTCGGGTGGATCTCCGCACCCGTCATCCGCGAGAACGTGTTCGAGTACTCCAGTGGTGTGTCCCGCGCGACCGCCGACACGTGCTCGCGGGCCGCGAGCACGTCGTCGAGACTGATCATACTCGAAGGAGTAGGAGGGTACCCGTTAGACGTTTCGTCTGGGGCAGGGACCCGCCGTTACCCCGGTCGTTCGGCGGGGGCGGCAGCGTCGGCTGGAGGGCCGTGGCGGGGTCGTTCGGGGAGCAGCCCACCTCGCCGTCGCCTCAGTCGTCGCAGTTGCCGGCGCGCACCGACGGTGTCGCCTCGGCCGACGACCCGTCGACGGGCGGATCGCCCGTCGGGGTCGCCTCTCTCGTCGCCTCGTCGGCCGAATCGTCCATCACCGCCGCCAGTTCCGTCGTCGGGAATCTCACCGTCATACACCACTGGAGCACCTCCACACACTTTCAAGCAGTATCTAACCACTTCGAACTCTCTCGAACGAACAGTCTAACAGATTAGAACACCCTCGTGGCTGGCGAGTGGATCCGTCGTGTGTCGGCAGAACCCTGGGTCGCCGCCGGGGGAAGACGGCGGCCCGTCTCCGACACCACACTACCGCGCGTCGACGGTCGTCGTCCACCGGGGGAACTGGTGGAGCGGTGAGCACGCGTGTGACGTGCACCTAGGTACTGCGGACGGAGTGGTATAAAGCTCGGTCACGCGGAGTGAAAGTGTAACCGCAGTACGGGAGCGGGACGACGTGGCCGTCAGACGGTCGTGTGCCGTCCGTCTGCGGGGGGTGAGACACCGGTTCGGCCACTCCGATCCGTCGCCTCGGTGCTCGCAGCCACCGTCCACCACGCGGGTCGCCTCGGTGCTCGCAGACCCACTCACCACTGTGGGTCGACACAGACAGACTCGTCGGTCACGTACGTCGCGACGCGGTCGGCGAACGACCCGGACCCGGGCCACGTCGCGTCGGCGTCGAGTGCGTCCGGGTCGCCGGCGTACACGACCGCCTCGTCGGCGACGGAGTCGTGGCCGGCGGTGATCGGCACGACGACACGTGTGTACAGGCCGTCGGCGACGCGCTCGTACTCGTCGAGTCGGTCGCGTTCGTCGGTCCGGAGGAGTCGCCCGGCGACCTCGCCACCGGGTGCCAGCGTCGGGTACTCCCCGTCGACAGCGTGGAGTCCCCGCAGCGTCGCGGGCCCGACGAAGACGTACGAGTGGAGGACCTCGCCGACCCGGTCGGGGTCCGTCAGCGTCCCGTAGACGAACACGTCCACGGAGGCGTCGTCCGAGGCCACGGTCAGTCGTCCCGGACGACCGTGACGGGCACGTCCGTCCGCCCGATCAGTCCCTTCGCCACGCTGCCCAACACTCGTTCGTACCGGTCGGACAGCCCGCGGTGACCGACGACGATCCCGTCGTACCCCTCCTCGGCGGCGAAGGCCGGAATCTCGGCCGTCGGATCACCGTACAGCAGGTGTGTCGCCTCGACGGTGACGCCCCGGGACTCGACCGCGTCCGCGGCCTCCGAGAGAAGTCGCTCGCCGCGTTCCTCGGCGTCGTCGACGCTCTGGACGAGTCTGTCGGTGTCGTGGGTCGACCCGCCGTCGTCGTACACCTCGGGTTCGACGGCGTGGACCAGCGAGACGGTCCCCTCCGTCCGCTCCGCGAGAGTGCAGGCGTGTGTCACCGCCGCGTCGCTCGCGTCCGACCCGTCGATGGCAACGAGGTAGCGCATAGCCGGGAGTACGCGGTGCGGACAGTTAGCTTCACCTCCCGCGTGGCAGTCGCAGGGAGGAGCTACCGGAAGTCCCCGACGAGCGCCTCGGGGAGCACGCGGACCAGCCACGGCGGCAGGCGGTCGACGAGCGCCTGGCCCCCGTCGACCAGGGCACGCCGCGTCCCCGCGTACACGACGGAGACGACGAGGAGGCCGACGACGGCGGTCCGTCCGGTGCCGTCCAGGCTGGCGTACGCGACCAGCCCCATCGACACGGCGAGGAAGGCGTCCTCGGGTGCGCCGTCGTACCTGATCCACCGCCGCGGCGGGTGCCACCGCCCGCGCACGTGTTCGTACACGCCACGGTCGGAGCTGGGGTTCCACGGGCGAAGCGAGAGGCCCCCGCCGACCACGTCGGCGACGGCGTGGAGCGCGAACGCCCACAGGAACGTGGCCGCCGCGACGGTCTCGAGCGTCGGCGCGACGACGGCGACCCCCGTCGCACCCACCGCGGCGAGTGTCCCCCACCCGGGGAAGTGGAGCGTCCGACGGTGGGCTCCGAGGAGGTCCAGATCAGGCACCAACCCGCCGACCGCGCCGGCGAGGACGACCAGCCCGGACTCCACCGGCGCGACGGCGAGTGCCGCCAGTCCGAGGAGCACCCCCGCCAGCGTGTGTGTGGTCGCCATCACGGTGTCCGTGGTGGGGCCCGCTGCGAGTTAACCTTCCCGGGCGCCGTGGTACCGTCCCGCTCGCGTGGGGGCCGGTGGGAGTGACGGGCGAGCGTGTCGACCGGGAGCTGAGGGGTTGCGGCGTGAGTGTCGACCGGGATCGGAGGGGTTGCGGCGGGGGACGATCTCGTGGGGACGAGGTGCGTGTGGGTGGCTCCGGCGGGACGAAACGTTTTACTCCCGCTCTCTCGGAGGTGGAGGTACGGGACCGTGGGTTAGTGGTATACTTCGGGCCTTGGGTGCCCGTGACCCCGGTTCAAATCCGGGCGGTCCCACTACGTACGGACTCTTGCTAAACTAACAGATTCGGTAGGTTCGGCTGTCGACGTGCGAGAGAGCCTCCGGCGAACACGACGGGACGAATCGGTGGAAACGTTCAACACACGAACTCCGACAGAGACGAACGAACGGTCCCCACCGACGCTGAACACTGCCGGCAGCTGGTACGAATGGATTCGTCGGGAATCCTTCGAATCCAGAATTACATCGCCACAGTAGCGCCTACGGATCGGTGGTAAAGTGAGACGTGTGAAAGAAGTAGAGTAGCCCAGGAGACCCACAGAGTGGTCTTCTGTGTCACCGTTTGGTTTATTAGCCCGGAGAAGTGACTGACTGATGGCCTGATTCATCACCAGGCCGGTAAACACCCAGATGTGCCACCAGTAGCAGGGAAGTGTGAGGCCTGGTAGGTGGCAGAAGCTGGGAAACGACATATCAATCCCCTTTCGTGTACGAAGAAAATCCGCCGGCAGTTAGCCGAGCGGGGCGACCAACACCCTATCCAGCGAGACGGGTCGTCTCAGTTCACGTAAGCGTACGCCGCCAGTGAGAGTACAGCGAAGAGAACTCCCACAGCGACTGCGCCCCCGTGAACCAGCAGGGAGCCAGTCAACACCCCCATCGCAGGGGCGGACTCCGGCAGAAGCTGAATCGCAGACATATCAATCCCTGCCACCCGTAATCAGCGGGCGGCACTCGGGCTACTCCTGCTTCGTACTTCACTCACACGGTCGGATATTCTCCCAATGTATTCTAATCATGATAACAATTGCAGGTGACATCAGTGGACGACCTGCGACACGGGAAATCGTAGAGGGGTGTCGTACGCCGGAGTCCCGATACCTACCCGAGCACGAACTACGGCGCCCAGTACGACTCGTACAGGTACGTACACGGGAGGATCAATACGGCGGCGACGGCCTCGAACACTCGACCGACCCCGGCGTGGACCTCCCTGACCAGTCGCGCGAGCAACAACACGAGCATTCCGAGCAGGTACGCCGGAGCGAACGGGAGCCACAGGACTCGCGCGGCGGGCTCGCGGTAGTCGGCCGGTAACAGCGGGATCGGGTCCAGACGACGGACCACGCGCAACGCGAGTGAGTCGGACACGGCTCCGTCTGGCTCGGCCACCGAGGTATGGTTTGTGCCCGGACGGGTCGCGTCGACCGGCGCACCATCCGCCCCGCGACCTGCCGGAGACGCGACCCGACAGTTGAAGCCGTCGCGTCCCCTGGGTTCCGACGAGATGAGTACGGAGACGCTCACCACCGACGACTACCGGACCCTCCAGCAGCGCCGCCGCGAGGTCGCGGGCAACGAGGAGCGAGCGACCGTCCGGGAGGTGACGCTGACGGACGCCACGGCACGGCTCCGGCTCGGGTTCGCGTGGGCCGACGCCGACGAGCACGTCTCTTTCGACCTCCACAGCGAACGGGACGTGCTCGCCTTGGAGTCGCTCGCGGCGGCCGCCGGGTACGACTTCGACCACCTCCCGTACCTCGAAGGGGAGACGGTCGCCGTCACGTACCTCGACGGCGAGTGGGTGCCGACCGCGACGTTACCCACCGCCACGGAGAGCGACGTGTTCGGCGACGACGACGACGGCCTCTCGGGCCTCGACCTCGCCGAGCGACTCGCGCACGGCGTCTCCGACCGCGTGGAGCGGCTCGACGCACAGCAGGTGGTCCTCGGCGTGATCGTGTTCAAGAAGCTCCTGATCGTCTCGACGCTGGTGTACCTGCTGCTCACCTGAGCCGAGACGGCACACGAGGTGGGTGACCGGTCGAC
This window encodes:
- a CDS encoding universal stress protein — encoded protein: MRYLVAIDGSDASDAAVTHACTLAERTEGTVSLVHAVEPEVYDDGGSTHDTDRLVQSVDDAEERGERLLSEAADAVESRGVTVEATHLLYGDPTAEIPAFAAEEGYDGIVVGHRGLSDRYERVLGSVAKGLIGRTDVPVTVVRDD
- the ilvA gene encoding threonine ammonia-lyase, coding for MISLDDVLAAREHVSAVARDTPLEYSNTFSRMTGAEIHPKLETFQRTGSFKIRGAANRIAQLSDAEAEAGVVTASAGNHAQGVALAATRAGVDATVVMPRHAPVSKVDATRRYGATVELHGRDYADAQERAHEIETEEERTYVHAFDDDLVMAGQGTLGLEIVESLPEVDTVVVPIGGGGLISGVATAVKGLLDDVRVVGVQAAGADSAARSLAKGRRERTDEVDTVADGIAVSEVGERTFEVIRERVDEVVTVTDEEIALALTLLLERSKTLVEGAGAVALAAVLEERFDYDDGEVIVPALCGGNIDLNQLTTVVMRGLVQLGRYLKLRTELKDRPGALEGLIEVIAEHNANIYAIRHDRTSRDIAVNAAEVELDIETRDEEHGAELVATLEEHGYDVDVLV
- a CDS encoding Rid family detoxifying hydrolase, whose translation is MKEIVSTDDAPAAVGAYSQATTDGDLLFTAGQIPLTPDDELRADASIAEQTELALDNLTAVLEEGGASTDDVLKVTVFLADIDDFDEMNETYATYFDEEPPARSAVQAGALPKGVGVEIEAIASVDD
- a CDS encoding gamma-glutamylcyclotransferase, translated to MDVFVYGTLTDPDRVGEVLHSYVFVGPATLRGLHAVDGEYPTLAPGGEVAGRLLRTDERDRLDEYERVADGLYTRVVVPITAGHDSVADEAVVYAGDPDALDADATWPGSGSFADRVATYVTDESVCVDPQW
- a CDS encoding 50S ribosomal protein L15e, giving the protein MARSFYSHIKEAWRDPDDGKLAELQWQRKQEWRDQGAIVRVDRPTRLDKARDLGYKAKQGIVVARVSVRKGNARKQRHKAGRRSKRQGVNRIGRRKSTQRIGEERVSRKFPNLRVLASYWVGEDGSQKWFETILVDPHHPAIENDDDLNWICDDTHKGRAFRGLTNAGRKGRGQTERGSGTEHTRPSVSGDRRRGK
- a CDS encoding metal-dependent hydrolase, with the translated sequence MATTHTLAGVLLGLAALAVAPVESGLVVLAGAVGGLVPDLDLLGAHRRTLHFPGWGTLAAVGATGVAVVAPTLETVAAATFLWAFALHAVADVVGGGLSLRPWNPSSDRGVYEHVRGRWHPPRRWIRYDGAPEDAFLAVSMGLVAYASLDGTGRTAVVGLLVVSVVYAGTRRALVDGGQALVDRLPPWLVRVLPEALVGDFR
- a CDS encoding phosphoribosylaminoimidazolesuccinocarboxamide synthase → MTSVKEFRVAEQASRTATGRGRFVFTDDYSVFDWGQMPDQIPGKGASLCLSGAATFESLAAAGVPTHYRGVAIDGGPARELTALDEPPREMVIDLVQVPDLPYVGADGASDAAGEGSPDTTSSGDTPTHTPTPGVENGYDYDAFYAAAGETYLVPLEIVFRNAVPVGSSLRRRREPAEVGLDRAEWPDEPVTLPEPVVEFSTKYEERDRYLDRETADRLAGRASVDRLAELARRVNEVVTERAAAAGLTHEDGKIECYYAGGEVGVADVTGTLDENRFAHEGRQVSKEAVRQYYRREHPEWVDAVSDAKRRADAEGVADWRPLCELSPPALPETVVETVADAYVAAADAYVAGDHDGAGWFDAPSLPAAVAALDAI
- a CDS encoding DUF4157 domain-containing protein, whose protein sequence is MSETDGEQSSETEGDDDRRWVSRSSAGPNTGGKISKEQAEAYYGRSIADGSEYEDLLGLEKQYGRRLHQWIDEGMPIDAMGTPSKMQRFRDRKDSEIPWNIEEFNEDSLDENTDPVFRKRRRSPDGDTGVPDSVREVISSPGRPLDTSIQRAVEERMGDSLGDVRIHTGPKAAAAAEQINARAFTVGNHVAFGAGEYDPESAEGQHVLAHELAHVRQQTGGDLSMLPQEDVQLEIDPDPELEREAEETAQRVMAGGKLGIQKLSDTDVHLQRMPDVELLEQVRQSGDADVSAIEARLAEHERRLSALESADRGFTEAMTEDGLKAAVTEVIKGSSTSVGETVAMNALGVSGAAAATTSAPAWLPLVTLAVGAGAAGLASAAVTGGANVDRLIQELKQYRDSGQQTTGTDADDTSGYPGS